tgtttggtttgtccCCAGAAGAGACTAGAAGACATTTTGACCATCTATTAGGGCTGTCAAATAAaaacagtttacaaaaccaactccaggaCCCCTACGCTAGGAACcttgacgaatctaataagccctTTGACAACATGATTTAaaaatggttactatagcattactgtaaccaatcatcgattaattactatcattaaatttgttgcaaaaaattatacctatttctgattttttttttacaaatagactttatttatttaGTACACTTAATGCGGAGtttggaggaggaggcctcgctAAAACGTTTTGATTTCACATTTGTTGAGGTTTTCGTTTCCACGCTTACacttaggggtggtaaagggcccaacattttgaactagaaaatctaaggatcgggccctaaaagggccgggcatatgtatttttgaactaaaaattttaagggctttattggacTGTGAAGAGGCTATTAGGGCCATGGACCATTACCACCCTACTTACACTCTGCTACGTCGACCTTGGGTTTGGGCCGAAGTCCCAGCTCCCAATCTgcaggcccccccccccccaactttCCCCATTCGAGTTCGGAGGAGCGGCGAACCGAACAAGAAGAAAACGGGACGGAGCACGAACGACCCCCGTTGAAGACGGCGCCGCCCCCAAACCCGCTTCTCCCCGCACTTCCTGCTCCTTCCCCCGCAAGCTCCCGCCTCCTACCCCCAAATTCCccatcgcccccccccccatgccgcccgccgcgctctagtcgccgcccgccccctccccctacccgacccgccgccgccatgtcgGTCGCCGCCGTATCCGCCTCGTCGGCGTCCGCGGAGGGCTTCCTCGCGCTGGCCGACGAGGCCGATCGCCGCCGCGACTTCTCGGCCGCGGCCTCCTGCCTCGAGTCCGCGCTCCGCCCGCCCCACGCCGTCGCGCTCCTCCCGCTCGCCGAGGCCCGCGCgcggctccgcctcgccgcgctcctcctcgcgcccCGGGGCTCCTCCCcagccccgcgcgccggcgcccccgccgccgccaaggcgcACCTCGAGCGCGCGCTCCTCATCCTCTCGCCGctgccctccgcgccgccgcggctcaaGCTGCTCGCCCACTCCCACCTCGCCGGCGCCTACGCCGTCCTCGGGGCCGTCCCGTCGCAGAAGCACGTGCTCCACCGCGCCCTGGGCCtcctcgcctccgcctccgcctccggcctccTCCAGCGCGGGCCCGCGCTGCTGTGGACCTGCAATTTCCAGGCGCAGCTCGCGTCCGCGCTCACCGTCGACGGGGACGCCGCGTCGGCGCTCTCCGCCCTCTCCGCTGggggaaccgccgccgccgagctcgggaGCCCCCAGCTGGAGCTCTTCTTCGCCGCCTCCACGCTCCACGTGCACCTCCTCTGCTGGGAAGACAGCGCCGCGGTGGAGAACTCCGTCACTCGCGCCACACAGCTCTGGGATGCGCTCCCGGCCCAGCAGGTAGTTGCAGATTTGGGTTCCTGATAATGCCGTAGACAGCAATAACAAGAGATGATCTAATGTTTGTGTGTGCTTGTTGCTGATTTGGATGCAGAAGGAGCACTGGGTTGGGCTCTTCTTCTACATTGAGCTGCTGCGGACCTTCTACCTGCTGAGAGTCTGCGACTACAAGGCTGCCTCACAGCGTGTAGATCGGCTGGACACAGCTGCGAAGAGCGAGTTGCAGAGAGGCCAACACATTAAGGAGCTTGCCAATGAGCTCAGAGCAGTGGAGAGGACGCTGGGGCAGCCTGGTTTGAAGGAGCGGGAGAGGTCAGCGCTGTCACACAAGCAGAGGCAGCTCAAGGCTCAGTTGCGGGCGTTGTGCGGCTATGATTCATTGGCTGATGTGCTGGATTATGGGGATAAGTTGCTTTTGGCACCACCGCCAATGCATGGGGAGTGGCTCCCGCGGACTGCTGTGTTTGTGCTCGTAGATCTCATGGTCGTCATGGTGAGTCGTCCAAAAGGAATATTTAAGGAGTGTGGGAAGAGAATAAATTCAGGACTCCAGCTCATTCTTGGTATGCGCTGCTGATTTCAGTACTCATTAACGAACTTTTAGCCGCTTCTTTAGATGTGAGAAAATTGACTATGACGGTTACTAGATTGTTGACATATTTACTGAAGCGTGTGCACCTTGAGAGGTACTCTTTTTAGGGAGGTGCCACCTAATCTATCCTTTCATTTAGAAGAGGGTTACATAGCTATTTTCTTGTAGGATTTATTTCACCAGGCACATGCATATCTTAACTAATGGTGAATTATTAGATACCACTATAGTTATAACACTTACTTTTTGTGAGTGCGCTTGGCAGGTTATAGATTTCCCCATTACCAATTCTTGCTTTGCCCTCGCAAACCAGTTAAAACTTTCCCCACTTCTGCAttttttgtttgcatgtattaATTTTTGATGCTGGAGGTGCAAATTCTGAGAGTGGAGAGGACAGTGTTGTTCACGGCGTGAATCTTTTTATTCAAATAATTCTTTGATTATTCTAGAATTACCACAGAGTTATTGTGACTGTTTTACAATTCTGTCGTGAATACTGTTAATCTCACATATAATGTTCCAAATGAGTTCTCTTTTTAGCCCGCTGTTGTCTATTTGAGTGTGGTTAGGTTCCCTACACAAATATAATACAAAGACCTAAGAAAATATCAGGTCCAAATGGTTGAACTAAATGGGTATGTACTGAGTTGAAGTATTGATTTTTTTATGGATCTTCTAAAACTTAGAATTTAGACAGAATTTTTCTGGTGCATGTAAATCTGAAAAATCCTAATCTTGCCTTCTCCTATTTTGTACTTTATTTATGTGTGTTCACATATTGTTTTCCACAGATGAACTTGTGAAGCTTGGCATTGTGGATGGTGTGACAGGTAATTACTTTTGACTAACACATTTACCCTTTTTAGCGTTACAGCCTTATTTCCATGTTTTAGAGATCACTACCCATGATTTTCACCCTGTCAATAATAGAATAATATTGTACTATTACTTATTTACTTATACTCTTGCTAACCGTTGAACCAAACTTATGCCATAAACTTAGTAATTATTTACCCAGTTCGAGCCATTGTAAATGTATGCAGAGTTTGTAACCACGCTGCATTTGTTGCCCCATAATGTTGAAGGTCCACACTTGTCGGTACCCCGGGACCAGGGTACCCCCTCCTACTGCGTCTGGGCAAGGACTCACGTAGTTATCCTAAACTACGCACTGAAGAGcagagcaaccggacccctacGGTCCGGAGTCCACCTcgccgggccaacggccccggacctgctctctgctcgggggagggtccggtgacgccacgtgtcctagAGAAGGCAGCGCCCGACGCAGATAGCCGGGGGTCCCCGGAACCCCcatgccatccggacccccggcgCGCGGGGAACCAGCATTTCACccaggaggggtccggagccgccacgtgtccgcgggCGTGGGCACGAGTCTTCCgccggaagactcgcccacccaccgcattcaatgcggaaggctgaggcgtgctctgccgctgcAGAGCACGGGGCAGCCTTTGCCAGACTCCACTATTGGTCgcatattaccaaggtgcacagtgcagccgcaggcGCCGCGTACACGTGCACGTTAGTCTgctgcattaaatggatacgacaacACGTCtctttccatcatgccgcctacgccgcaagctacgcggcaTGAACAGCATGCGTGGCGCAGCCTACCCGGCTAGCTGCAAGCGCCGCACCAACGTGAAAGGGCAAGATCATGCCGGTCAGAGGATCTGCGCCGGTCAGTGCATCTATGCGGACGAGGCAGCGAAATCCCGAAATAGGATCTTCCCCAGGCGTAGCCCCATAATAGTGCTAGGTGTTATGTTATTTAAATACATCcacattgggcccacctgtcggggtcccaacggctatgtacgtGCCTCCCTTTGACTATGAAAGGGGGAGCACACACTAGTCTCAGGACAAGTGGACTCAGactctctccctcacactcTCAGCTCACCAGCTAGAACCACTCT
This sequence is a window from Panicum virgatum strain AP13 chromosome 7K, P.virgatum_v5, whole genome shotgun sequence. Protein-coding genes within it:
- the LOC120640594 gene encoding sister chromatid cohesion protein SCC4, with amino-acid sequence MSVAAVSASSASAEGFLALADEADRRRDFSAAASCLESALRPPHAVALLPLAEARARLRLAALLLAPRGSSPAPRAGAPAAAKAHLERALLILSPLPSAPPRLKLLAHSHLAGAYAVLGAVPSQKHVLHRALGLLASASASGLLQRGPALLWTCNFQAQLASALTVDGDAASALSALSAGGTAAAELGSPQLELFFAASTLHVHLLCWEDSAAVENSVTRATQLWDALPAQQKEHWVGLFFYIELLRTFYLLRVCDYKAASQRVDRLDTAAKSELQRGQHIKELANELRAVERTLGQPGLKERERSALSHKQRQLKAQLRALCGYDSLADVLDYGDKLLLAPPPMHGEWLPRTAVFVLVDLMVVMVSRPKGIFKECGKRINSGLQLILDELVKLGIVDGVTEVNLEPSTIWTAGLYLTLLLQFLENKVAVELTRSEFVEAQEALAQMKNWFARFPTILQGCESTIEMLRGQYAHSVGCFDEAAFHFLEAMKLTESKSMQSMCQVYAAVSYICKGDAESSSQALELVGPAYRTMDSFVGVREKTCIIFVYGLLLMRQHNPQEARNRLASGLRIAHQQLGNIQLVSQYLTMLGTLALQLHDAGQAREILKSSLTLAKTLFDIPTQIWILSVFTELYRELEERGHEMENYEYERKKEDDLQRRLSEAYSHVFHQELVEKSRIQIQPLHDMSRMQSEMAGPTANGDLDIPESVGLSAPQPSLKRLVEQGSARRSTRRLQ